The window CGCGGTGCGCAACGCCCTGCGCGTCAAGAAACTGGACGGCGAGGTGCGCGGCTACAAACAGCAGGAGCGCAGCCGCCACCTGATGATCGGCGAATCGGAGGCCATGCGCGCCATCCGCGACCAGATCGACCGCGCCGCGCCCACGCCGGCGCGCATCCTCATCCGCGGCGAGAGCGGCACCGGCAAGGAACTGGTGGCGCGGGCCCTGCACGAGGCGAGCGACCGGCGCGACGGTCCCTTCGTCAAGGTCAACTGCGCGGCGATCCCCGAGGAGCTGATCGAGAGCGAACTGTTCGGCGCCGTGAAGGGCAGCTACACCGGCGCCACCGAGTCGCGCGACGGGAAGTTCATGCAGGCCGACGGCGGCACCATCTTCTTGGACGAGGTGGGCGACATGAGCCTGCGCGCCCAGGCCAAGGTCCTGCGGGCCCTGCAGGAGGGCGAGATCGAGAAGGTCGGCGGCAACAAGACCATCAAGGTGGACGTGCGCGTGCTGGCCGCCACCAATCGCGACCTGGACGAGGACGTGCGCGGTGGTGGCTTCCGCGAGGATCTCTTCTTCCGTTTGAACGTGGTGCCCATCCACATGCCGCCGCTGCGACAGAGACGGGACGACGTGCCGCTGCTGGCGGTCCATTTCCTGTCGCGGTACGGCGAGGAGAACGGACTGCCGCCACGCACGTTCAGTCCGGAGGCCCTGAAGCTCATCACCCGGCTGCCCTGGCCCGG is drawn from bacterium and contains these coding sequences:
- a CDS encoding sigma-54 dependent transcriptional regulator, whose product is MTMSRILIIDDEKNIRRTFCMVLKSEGFEVAEAASGEEGLDAWRADGADVVILDVRLPGIDGLETLRRLRAEDPAQQVVMISGHGTISTALEATREGAFDFLEKPCSRERVVLAVRNALRVKKLDGEVRGYKQQERSRHLMIGESEAMRAIRDQIDRAAPTPARILIRGESGTGKELVARALHEASDRRDGPFVKVNCAAIPEELIESELFGAVKGSYTGATESRDGKFMQADGGTIFLDEVGDMSLRAQAKVLRALQEGEIEKVGGNKTIKVDVRVLAATNRDLDEDVRGGGFREDLFFRLNVVPIHMPPLRQRRDDVPLLAVHFLSRYGEENGLPPRTFSPEALKLITRLPWPGNVRELHNAVERLAIMSAGPEITPDDLRTTGLLDAAAAPGIAGPEGDMPGPLTPASIQGLGGLVKARQAFEAACIRGCLAQTGGNVSGAARLLGIDRTNLHKKIQAYGLDDEKQDKGENPS